One segment of Sphingobacteriales bacterium DNA contains the following:
- a CDS encoding lysoplasmalogenase has translation MAVLYLLNTLFFQHPQMAMFIKPLFMPLLIAHYISNTEYEKLRYAILLALFFSGIGDTLLLWGNEPLFFMAGLGSFLLAHLSYIWLFHKQGGTTIRWNKLIVPFSVLYGLLFFYHLYPHLGDMKLPVGVYAVVLTTMMITAFFRRSRPYSFLFVFVGAVLLVASDSLLAESKFVQKGSGEYNFWVMLTYLTAQFFIIKGLLIRFDNKNPSAIDEQDDADEEEDVTALLN, from the coding sequence TTGGCAGTACTTTACTTGCTCAATACGCTGTTTTTTCAGCACCCACAAATGGCAATGTTTATCAAGCCTTTGTTTATGCCCTTGCTCATAGCACACTACATCAGCAACACGGAGTACGAAAAATTGCGCTATGCTATTTTGTTGGCACTTTTCTTTTCAGGAATAGGAGATACGCTGTTGCTGTGGGGCAATGAACCTTTGTTTTTTATGGCGGGTTTAGGTTCTTTTTTATTGGCACATCTGAGCTATATTTGGTTGTTTCATAAGCAAGGTGGCACAACCATTCGTTGGAACAAACTCATCGTACCTTTCTCTGTCTTATACGGCTTGTTGTTTTTTTATCACTTATACCCCCATTTGGGCGATATGAAACTTCCGGTAGGCGTGTATGCTGTGGTATTAACTACCATGATGATTACTGCTTTTTTTCGCCGCAGCAGACCCTACAGTTTTTTGTTTGTTTTTGTAGGAGCGGTATTGTTGGTAGCATCTGATTCGCTGTTGGCAGAGTCAAAATTTGTACAAAAAGGCAGCGGAGAATATAATTTTTGGGTAATGCTCACCTATTTAACAGCGCAGTTCTTTATTATTAAAGGTTTGTTGATTCGTTTTGACAATAAAAACCCCTCCGCTATTGATGAACAAGATGATGCAGATGAAGAAGAAGATGTAACAGCTTTGTTAAACTGA
- a CDS encoding S8 family serine peptidase, with translation MRSIITLLSIIIFLCSLQAAAQGQQRDIYWLHLSDKQASPYSVLHPQTFLSTAALERRRQAGIAVTEQDMPVNPAYIAAIRQSNVEIHSVSKWFNAVAVYADADQIAALARLPFVRRTQLLHRSNSRTANNNAQHKWSETFDLDTWYGGARTQIEMLNLHQFHRIGLQGQGMLIAVIDAGFPKYKTSAALQHLIQEQRIKHVWNYVNNSADIENTGSTHGANVLSILAGNYPDKYYGSAPAADYMLFVSEDVSSETPIEEVNWTLAAEFADSAGADIFSTSLGYYLFDDGYEDYTYNDMNGDYTIITRAADIAASKGILVINAAGNEGNSPWNYIIAPADGDSVLSVGAVDKERQYAGFSSRGPSYDGRIKPNVATMGQATALISDTSVYNGSGTSYACPLMSGAAACLWQSLRYKSSMELFAAIQQSASQYTAPDDRLGYGIPDMVKAHEILASGEVFSANLWTTENVPRYVFHAADSQAVRYYICDLAGRVVMESDDTKTLYELQTISAGSSLSAGMYIVQVQGEKGTLTHSFKLVVQ, from the coding sequence ATGCGCAGTATCATCACTTTATTATCCATTATAATATTTTTGTGCTCACTGCAAGCGGCGGCGCAGGGGCAGCAGCGCGATATTTATTGGCTGCATTTGAGCGATAAGCAAGCATCGCCTTATTCGGTGCTGCACCCGCAGACGTTTTTATCAACTGCTGCTTTGGAACGCCGTCGTCAGGCGGGTATTGCCGTCACCGAACAGGATATGCCTGTCAATCCTGCCTACATCGCTGCTATCCGACAAAGCAACGTTGAAATACATAGCGTTTCCAAATGGTTCAACGCCGTTGCTGTATATGCCGATGCCGACCAAATCGCCGCCCTCGCACGGTTGCCTTTTGTGCGCCGTACTCAATTATTACACCGCAGCAACAGCCGTACTGCCAACAACAATGCCCAACACAAATGGAGCGAAACTTTTGATTTGGACACTTGGTATGGCGGCGCACGCACACAAATAGAAATGCTCAATTTGCATCAGTTTCACCGCATTGGCTTGCAGGGGCAAGGTATGTTGATAGCAGTAATAGATGCCGGATTTCCGAAATATAAAACATCGGCGGCATTGCAGCATTTGATTCAGGAGCAGCGCATCAAACATGTTTGGAACTATGTCAATAATAGTGCCGATATTGAAAATACCGGCTCTACACACGGTGCTAATGTGCTTTCTATATTGGCGGGTAATTATCCCGACAAATACTATGGCAGTGCCCCTGCTGCGGACTATATGCTGTTTGTGAGCGAAGATGTATCGTCAGAAACACCCATAGAAGAAGTAAACTGGACACTCGCCGCCGAATTTGCCGACAGTGCCGGAGCTGATATTTTTTCTACTTCGCTCGGCTATTATTTATTTGATGACGGATATGAAGATTATACCTACAACGATATGAACGGCGACTACACCATCATTACCCGCGCTGCCGATATAGCGGCTTCCAAAGGAATTTTGGTGATAAACGCTGCCGGCAACGAAGGCAACAGCCCTTGGAATTATATCATTGCGCCCGCCGATGGCGATAGTGTACTGTCAGTGGGTGCAGTGGATAAAGAGCGTCAGTACGCAGGTTTCAGTTCAAGAGGACCTTCGTATGATGGACGCATAAAGCCCAATGTAGCCACAATGGGGCAAGCAACGGCACTTATCAGCGATACTTCGGTGTATAACGGCAGTGGCACTTCTTACGCCTGTCCTTTGATGTCGGGTGCTGCCGCTTGCCTGTGGCAAAGTTTGCGCTATAAAAGCAGTATGGAGCTTTTTGCTGCCATTCAGCAAAGTGCTTCGCAATACACTGCGCCCGATGATAGGCTCGGTTATGGGATTCCTGATATGGTGAAAGCCCACGAAATCTTAGCAAGCGGCGAAGTTTTTTCTGCCAACTTATGGACGACAGAAAATGTACCCCGCTATGTTTTTCACGCCGCCGACTCGCAGGCAGTTCGTTATTATATTTGCGACCTCGCAGGAAGGGTTGTAATGGAAAGCGACGATACAAAAACATTATACGAATTACAAACCATATCTGCCGGCAGTTCTTTATCGGCGGGTATGTATATTGTGCAGGTGCAAGGCGAAAAAGGAACTTTAACGCATAGTTTTAAATTAGTGGTGCAGTGA
- a CDS encoding CTP synthase: MTKYIFVTGGVTSSLGKGIFASSLALLLQARGLRVTIQKFDPYLNVDPGTLNPYEHGECFVTEDGAECDLDLGHYERFLSSNTAQENNVTTGRIYQTVIEKERRGDYLGKTVQIVPHITDEIQRRMLLLGGKGNFDIVITELGGTVGDIESLPYIEAVRQLKWSLGANNCLVLHLTLIPFLNAAQELKTKPTQHSVKELAKDGVIPDVLVCRTEYHLSEDIRRKLALFCNVDQNAVIEAIDADSIYHVPLLMLEEKLDNLVLEKLRLPNRQKPDLNNWQAFLKRLKNPKNEVRIGLVGKYIELQDAYKSILEAFIHASAHLQIKVQVVPIHSEQVNEDNVADLLKDLHGVLVAPGFGNRGIEGKIAAIRYVREQKIPFFGICLGMQCAVIEFARHVLHLSAAHSTEMQPDTEHPIIDLMEGQKNVAMKGGTMRLGAYSCVLEKNSLAAQSYGTLTISERHRHRYELNNAYLEALEQNGLRATGINPDNNLVEVVELAGHPWFVGVQFHPEFKSRVTQAHPLFAAFVEAALKYKNTRQ; the protein is encoded by the coding sequence ATGACCAAATATATTTTTGTTACGGGCGGGGTTACTTCTTCTCTCGGCAAAGGCATTTTCGCTTCTTCCTTGGCTTTGTTGCTCCAAGCACGCGGCTTGCGGGTAACTATCCAAAAATTTGACCCTTATTTGAATGTAGATCCCGGCACGCTCAATCCTTACGAGCACGGTGAATGTTTTGTGACCGAAGACGGAGCCGAATGTGATTTGGACTTGGGGCATTATGAGCGTTTTTTGAGCAGTAATACTGCTCAGGAAAATAACGTAACCACCGGCAGAATTTATCAAACCGTGATTGAAAAAGAACGGCGCGGTGATTATTTGGGCAAAACCGTACAAATTGTGCCGCATATCACCGACGAAATCCAACGCCGTATGTTGCTTTTGGGCGGCAAAGGCAACTTCGACATCGTCATTACAGAATTGGGCGGCACCGTGGGCGATATAGAGTCGCTGCCTTATATAGAAGCGGTGCGCCAGCTCAAATGGAGTTTGGGCGCAAATAATTGTTTGGTGCTGCACCTCACTTTGATACCTTTTCTGAACGCCGCCCAAGAACTCAAAACCAAACCTACGCAGCACTCCGTGAAGGAACTCGCCAAAGACGGCGTAATTCCTGATGTGTTAGTTTGCCGCACCGAGTACCACCTCAGCGAAGATATTCGCCGCAAATTGGCTTTGTTTTGCAATGTGGATCAAAATGCGGTCATTGAAGCCATTGATGCCGACAGCATTTATCATGTGCCTTTGCTGATGCTGGAAGAAAAATTGGATAATTTGGTACTGGAAAAATTGCGTCTGCCCAACCGCCAAAAACCCGACCTCAATAATTGGCAAGCCTTTTTAAAACGCCTCAAAAACCCGAAAAACGAAGTGCGCATCGGTTTGGTAGGAAAATACATTGAACTGCAAGATGCGTATAAATCAATTTTGGAAGCATTTATACACGCTTCGGCACACTTGCAAATCAAAGTACAGGTAGTGCCTATTCATTCGGAGCAGGTAAATGAAGATAATGTAGCCGACCTGTTAAAAGATTTGCACGGCGTATTGGTAGCACCGGGTTTTGGAAATCGTGGCATTGAAGGAAAAATTGCCGCTATACGCTATGTGCGCGAACAGAAAATTCCGTTTTTTGGTATTTGTTTGGGCATGCAATGTGCCGTGATAGAGTTTGCCCGCCATGTGCTGCACCTCTCCGCCGCCCACTCCACCGAAATGCAACCCGATACCGAACACCCGATTATTGATTTGATGGAAGGACAAAAAAACGTGGCGATGAAAGGCGGCACGATGCGACTGGGTGCTTATAGCTGCGTGCTGGAAAAAAACTCCTTAGCGGCGCAAAGCTACGGCACTCTTACGATTTCGGAACGCCACCGCCACCGCTACGAACTCAACAATGCCTATTTGGAGGCATTGGAACAAAATGGTCTCAGAGCCACCGGTATCAACCCCGACAACAATTTGGTAGAAGTGGTAGAACTCGCCGGACACCCCTGGTTTGTGGGCGTACAGTTTCACCCTGAGTTCAAAAGCCGCGTCACCCAAGCACACCCCCTGTTTGCAGCATTTGTAGAAGCAGCGTTGAAATATAAAAATACACGGCAGTAA
- a CDS encoding DUF3575 domain-containing protein, giving the protein MKKKFLLSLICASISLAAQAQSVAVKLNATSLALKSIVPSVEFKLGAESPFTAGLGVSYALERDIKLDALAEQTNGEKFEYEGSLSLSGFSITPFARWYPGAESMKGFYVGVFARYLKYDDLGLPYAYTKDGEKFTGIATGYAKGFGGGLDLGAQFPIGPVILDVFFGAGYAAGKSWINVYDPENLTAEDYAEIKQKIDENKTAEVFGLGRIIENIEAGSNETSAWAESKGIPILRGGIQVGIAF; this is encoded by the coding sequence ATGAAAAAGAAATTTTTACTATCTCTGATTTGTGCATCAATAAGCCTCGCTGCTCAGGCGCAGTCGGTAGCCGTAAAACTCAACGCTACGAGTTTGGCTCTCAAAAGTATCGTACCTTCGGTAGAATTTAAGTTAGGAGCCGAGTCGCCTTTTACGGCGGGTTTAGGGGTATCGTATGCTTTGGAGCGCGACATTAAATTAGATGCACTTGCCGAGCAAACCAATGGCGAAAAATTTGAATACGAAGGTTCTTTGTCGCTTTCAGGTTTCAGCATTACTCCTTTTGCACGTTGGTATCCGGGAGCCGAATCTATGAAAGGTTTTTATGTGGGCGTTTTTGCTCGTTATCTCAAATATGATGATTTGGGCTTGCCTTATGCCTATACCAAAGACGGCGAAAAATTTACCGGTATTGCTACCGGCTATGCCAAAGGTTTTGGCGGCGGCTTGGATTTGGGTGCGCAGTTTCCGATAGGTCCTGTTATTTTAGACGTATTTTTTGGTGCGGGCTATGCCGCCGGAAAATCGTGGATAAACGTATATGATCCCGAAAACTTAACTGCCGAAGATTATGCCGAAATCAAACAAAAAATTGACGAGAACAAAACCGCCGAAGTATTTGGTTTGGGGCGTATTATAGAAAATATAGAAGCCGGCTCCAACGAAACTTCGGCTTGGGCTGAGAGCAAAGGTATTCCTATTTTGCGCGGCGGTATTCAGGTGGGTATTGCTTTTTAA
- a CDS encoding SDR family oxidoreductase — MTTKLLQGKRGIIFGALDEQSIAWQVALQCHAQGAKFTLTNAPVALRMGKINELAEHCGSELIGADATVVEDLEHLLQHSEVVLGGKIDFILHSIGMSLNVRKKKDYTDLNYEWMLKTLDISAISFHKLMQSAYRLDSMNEGGSIVALTYIAAQRTFPDYSEMAEAKALLESFARSFGYHFGVKKKVRVNTISQSPTWTTAGSGVKGFKEFFDYADKMSPLGNAPAVACADYCVALFSDLTRFVTMQNLYHDGGFSSMGMSPALLPE, encoded by the coding sequence ATGACAACAAAACTTTTGCAAGGCAAGCGCGGCATTATCTTTGGCGCACTCGACGAACAATCTATTGCCTGGCAGGTGGCACTCCAATGCCATGCGCAGGGTGCAAAATTTACACTCACCAATGCGCCGGTGGCGTTGCGTATGGGAAAAATCAATGAGTTGGCGGAGCATTGCGGCAGCGAACTCATCGGTGCAGATGCCACTGTGGTAGAAGATTTAGAACATTTATTACAACACTCCGAAGTGGTTTTGGGCGGAAAAATTGATTTTATCCTGCACTCCATCGGTATGTCGCTCAATGTGCGCAAAAAAAAGGACTACACCGACCTCAATTACGAGTGGATGCTCAAAACGCTGGATATTTCGGCGATTTCTTTTCATAAACTCATGCAAAGCGCGTATCGTTTGGATAGCATGAACGAGGGCGGCAGTATTGTGGCACTTACTTATATTGCGGCGCAGCGCACTTTTCCTGATTACAGCGAGATGGCGGAAGCCAAAGCTTTATTGGAGTCTTTTGCGCGGAGTTTCGGCTATCATTTCGGTGTAAAGAAAAAAGTGCGCGTGAATACCATTTCGCAGTCGCCAACGTGGACAACGGCGGGCAGCGGCGTGAAAGGATTTAAAGAATTTTTTGACTATGCCGACAAAATGTCGCCTTTGGGCAATGCTCCGGCGGTGGCTTGTGCCGATTATTGCGTGGCTTTGTTTTCGGATTTAACGCGCTTCGTAACCATGCAAAACCTCTATCACGATGGCGGTTTCAGCAGCATGGGTATGTCGCCTGCTTTATTGCCTGAATAA
- a CDS encoding HD domain-containing protein: MFPTKSLISALPAAYQKPLAVLAQVANEENVPLYVIGGLVRDLLLQRPCKDADVLCVGNGIEVAQAVAQRLQPAPKVNFFKNFGTAQFIYKGVDWEFVGARKESYDRHSRKPIVENGTLQDDQRRRDFTINALAVSLNQADFGELLDPFGGLEDLERKVLRTPLDPAVTFSDDPLRMMRAARFASQLHFQIDPRALQAMAEQAERIHIVSQERVIDELNKIVLSPQPSVGFKILYNTGLLNHIFPEMVALQGAEYIDGVGHKDNFFHTLQVLDNVAKYSGDLWLRWAAILHDIGKPRTKRFEGGGWTFHGHDAVGAAMVPKIFRSLKLPMNETMKKVQKLVALHLRPISLTKENVTDSAIRRLLFDAGDDLEDLMLLCKADITSKNREKVARFLENYEMVQLKLREVEEKDRMRNWQPPVSGDEIMQMFGLRPGKLVGELKTLIREAILDGAIANEKNAAHEFMLSAAAQRGLFPIQQ, encoded by the coding sequence ATGTTTCCTACAAAATCTCTGATTTCCGCATTACCCGCCGCCTACCAAAAGCCGCTCGCTGTGCTGGCACAAGTGGCAAATGAAGAAAATGTACCTTTGTACGTCATTGGCGGCTTAGTGCGCGATTTGCTGTTGCAACGCCCCTGCAAAGATGCAGATGTATTGTGCGTGGGCAATGGTATTGAGGTGGCACAGGCTGTGGCTCAACGCCTTCAACCTGCGCCCAAAGTCAATTTTTTTAAAAATTTCGGCACAGCTCAATTTATATATAAAGGTGTGGACTGGGAATTTGTAGGCGCACGCAAAGAAAGCTACGACCGCCATTCGCGCAAGCCCATTGTTGAAAACGGCACCCTGCAAGACGACCAACGCCGCCGCGATTTTACCATCAATGCGCTGGCTGTGAGCCTCAATCAAGCCGATTTTGGCGAACTCTTAGACCCCTTCGGCGGTTTGGAGGATTTGGAGCGCAAAGTACTCCGAACCCCTCTCGACCCCGCTGTTACATTCTCTGATGACCCCCTGCGCATGATGCGTGCCGCCCGCTTTGCTTCGCAGCTTCATTTTCAGATAGACCCACGCGCCTTGCAAGCCATGGCTGAACAAGCCGAGCGTATTCATATCGTATCACAAGAGCGCGTTATTGACGAGCTGAACAAAATAGTATTGTCGCCGCAGCCTTCGGTGGGCTTTAAAATATTGTACAATACCGGCTTGTTGAACCACATTTTTCCTGAAATGGTAGCCCTGCAAGGTGCAGAATATATTGACGGAGTGGGTCACAAAGACAATTTTTTTCATACCCTGCAAGTGCTGGATAATGTAGCCAAATATTCCGGCGATTTGTGGTTACGCTGGGCGGCTATTTTGCACGACATCGGCAAGCCGCGCACCAAACGTTTTGAAGGCGGCGGCTGGACATTTCATGGGCACGATGCCGTAGGTGCAGCAATGGTGCCTAAAATCTTTCGTTCGCTCAAACTGCCGATGAACGAAACGATGAAAAAAGTGCAAAAATTGGTGGCACTGCACCTGCGCCCTATTTCGCTCACCAAAGAAAATGTAACCGACTCCGCTATTCGCCGTCTATTATTTGATGCCGGCGACGACTTGGAAGATTTGATGTTGCTGTGCAAAGCCGACATTACCTCCAAAAACCGCGAAAAGGTTGCCCGTTTTTTGGAAAATTACGAAATGGTGCAACTGAAATTACGCGAAGTGGAAGAAAAAGACCGCATGCGCAACTGGCAGCCTCCCGTCAGCGGCGATGAAATTATGCAAATGTTTGGACTGCGTCCGGGCAAATTGGTAGGCGAATTGAAAACGCTCATTCGCGAGGCTATCTTAGATGGCGCAATTGCCAACGAAAAAAATGCAGCCCACGAGTTTATGTTGTCTGCCGCCGCCCAACGCGGGCTTTTTCCGATACAGCAATGA
- the cysQ gene encoding 3'(2'),5'-bisphosphate nucleotidase CysQ, which yields MVKDIYVRALYAAVEAGKEILEIYAQDFGVDYKSDDSPLTLADRRAHQVIIHHLEDTGIPILSEEGKDIPFTERATWQRWWLVDPLDGTKEFIKKNGDFTVNIALLEAGTPVFGVIYIPVNDTLYFGGMDMGSFKLENAAANIGIFENKKDEIVQNDIYLQAQKIPLPKPQTDRNYTVVASRSHLNTDTQIYLEQLQQSKGTLSLVSRGSSLKICLVAEGVADEYPRLAPTMEWDIAAGHAIALGAGKKIIDFEYKEKLVYNKESLKNPSFICL from the coding sequence ATCGTGAAAGACATATACGTCAGGGCTTTGTATGCCGCCGTTGAAGCCGGAAAAGAAATATTGGAAATATATGCGCAGGACTTTGGCGTAGATTACAAAAGTGACGACTCGCCGCTTACACTCGCCGACCGCCGCGCCCATCAGGTTATTATACACCATTTGGAGGATACGGGTATTCCTATATTGAGTGAAGAAGGCAAAGATATACCCTTTACCGAACGTGCCACTTGGCAGCGTTGGTGGTTGGTAGATCCCTTAGACGGCACTAAAGAATTTATCAAAAAAAACGGCGACTTCACCGTCAATATTGCTTTGTTGGAAGCAGGGACACCTGTTTTCGGCGTTATTTATATTCCTGTAAACGATACGTTGTATTTTGGAGGTATGGATATGGGATCTTTTAAATTGGAAAATGCGGCTGCCAATATAGGGATTTTTGAAAATAAAAAAGATGAAATCGTGCAAAATGATATATATTTGCAGGCTCAAAAAATACCTTTGCCCAAGCCCCAAACAGACAGAAACTATACAGTGGTAGCAAGCCGTTCGCATTTGAATACAGATACACAAATTTATTTAGAACAATTGCAGCAAAGCAAAGGCACTCTTAGTTTGGTATCGCGGGGTAGTTCTTTGAAAATATGTTTAGTAGCAGAAGGTGTAGCTGACGAATACCCGCGTTTAGCTCCTACTATGGAATGGGATATCGCCGCCGGACACGCCATTGCTTTGGGAGCAGGAAAAAAAATTATAGATTTTGAATATAAGGAGAAATTAGTGTATAACAAAGAATCTTTAAAAAACCCGTCTTTTATTTGTCTTTAA